Genomic segment of Magnetococcales bacterium:
CCGCGACGCCGCCCTGGCCGCCGGGCAGGCCATTCTCTCGGTCTATCGGCAGGCCATCCGGGTAGAGCATAAAACCGACGGCTCCCCCCTCACCGCCGCCGATCGCTCCGCCCACGACACCATCCACAGCCTGTTGAGCCCAAGCGGCCTGCCGGTGATTTCGGAAGAGGGCGAAGTGGACGGTTTCACCAGCGAAGCCTACTGGCTGGTCGACCCCCTCGACGGCACCAAGGATTTCCTGGCCGGCAACGACGAATTCACCGTCAACATCGCCCTGATGCGGGACAACCGCCCCCTGTGCGGCGCCCTTTACGCCCCCGCCCTCGACGAACTCTACCTGGGCCGAATCGGCCAGGGCGTCACCCGCATTGTGCGCGGGCACGAGGAGAGCGTTTCGCCTTCACCCCGCCTCGCCGTGCCGCGCATGGTCACCAGCCGCTTCCACGACGGCCCGGCCAGCCAGCGCTTCGCCGACCTCAACGCCATCACCAACCGGGTCCCCATCGGCTCCGCCCTCAAGTTCGGACGGCTGGCCTTCGGACAGGCCGAGGTCTACCCCCGCTTCGTGGGCACCTGCGAATGGGATACCGCCGCCGGACAAGCCATCCTCGAAGCCAGCGGTGGACGGATCATCTCGTTGGAAAGCGCCCAACCACTGACCTACGGCAAGGCCAAACGCCTCAACCCGGCCTTTCTGGCCTTCCGGGCCCCCTATCGCTTCGACGATTTCCGCCTCGAACCGCCATGAATCCCTTCCACCTGCCCTCCGCCAACCTCTTCATCATCTCGGACAACCCGGTCGAGCTGCGCCTGTTGAGCAGCGTGCTGGCCGAAGCGGGCCATTCGGTTCGTACCGCCCTGGACGGAACGCGCGCCGTGACTTCCCTCAAGGCCCAGCCCGCCGACCTGATCCTTCTCGACCTCCACCTCTCCGGCGAGGACGGGTACGAGGTCTGCCGTCGACTCAAAATCGACAATACGCTCCGCCCGATTCCGATCCTCTTTCTGGCCAACCTCTCCGAAACCACGGACCGTCTCAAGGGATTCAACGCCGGCGGAGTGGATTACATCAGCAAGCCCCTGCACCCCCAGGAGATTCTCCTGCGGGTCAGCGCCCAACTCGGCCTGCAACACATGCGCCGCCAACTGGAAGAAGACCGGATCCACCTGGAAAAACGGGTGCGGGAGCGTACTGCGGAACTGCTGGAAGCCAACCTGCAACTGCGGGAACTGCACGGCCAGTTACGACGCGCCAAGGAGCAGGCCGAAGCCGCCAGCCGTTTCAAAAGCGCCTTTCTCTCCAGCATGAGCCACGAAATCCGCACCCCCATGAACGTGGTCATCGGCATGGGGGATCTCCTCCTGGAATCGGAACTCACCGAGGAGCAGCAGGGCTATCTGGGCAAAATCCAACGGGCGGGCCATACCCTTCTGGAGTTGATCAATCAGATTCTGGACCTGTCGAAAATCGAAGCCGGTCAGTTCACCCTGCTGGAGGAGACCGTCGATTTCGGCCAGGTCGTCGGAGAAGTCGTGGAACTGATGCGGGTTCTGGCCGATAAAAAAGGGCTGCGCCTGGACTATCTGCCCGAGGCGAACCGACCCCGCTGGCTGCTCGCCGACGGGTTGCGCCTGCGCCAGGTTCTGGTCAATCTGATCGGCAACGCCGTCAAATTCACCGAACGGGGCGGCATCTCCCTGCGGGAGAGCGTCACGCCCGATGCCGCGCACCTGCGGTTGGCCGTGGAAGACAGCGGCATCGGCATGAAACAGGAGATCGTGGAGCGGCTCTTTCAACCCTTTGTCCAGGGGGATGCCGGCATCACCCGCCAGTTCGGGGGCAGCGGCCTGGGACTGGCCCTCTCCCGTGGACTGGTCGACCGCATGGGGGGCGATATTCAGGTCAGCAGTGAACCGGGGAAAGGCAGCACCTTCTGCATCACCCTGCCTTTGCGGGCAGCGCCGCCACCCGCCCTGCAGGCCACCCCCGAACCCCTGACCCTGTCGGAATGTCCGCCCCTGCGCATTCTGCTGGTGGAAGATTCCGAAGACAATCAACTGCTGATCACCACCTTTCTGAAAAAAACGCCTCACACCCTCTCCGTGGCCTGGAACGGGGAAGAGGCACTGCAGCGACTGAAAAACGAGGTCTTCGATCTGGTCTTCATGGACGTGCAGATGCCGATTCTGGACGGATACAGCGCCACCAGAGCCTATCGGGAGTGGGAGATTCAGGAAGGAGGGGGCCGCCACCGGCTCATCGTGGCGCTGACGGCCCACGCCCTGGAAGGAGAGGCCCAACGCAGCCGGGAAGCCGGATGCGACTTCTATCTGAGCAAACCGATCACCAAACAACGCCTGCTGGAGGTCATCCGGCAACTGGGCTGCCGCTTGGCCGTCACGGATGCAGGCCC
This window contains:
- a CDS encoding response regulator, whose protein sequence is MNPFHLPSANLFIISDNPVELRLLSSVLAEAGHSVRTALDGTRAVTSLKAQPADLILLDLHLSGEDGYEVCRRLKIDNTLRPIPILFLANLSETTDRLKGFNAGGVDYISKPLHPQEILLRVSAQLGLQHMRRQLEEDRIHLEKRVRERTAELLEANLQLRELHGQLRRAKEQAEAASRFKSAFLSSMSHEIRTPMNVVIGMGDLLLESELTEEQQGYLGKIQRAGHTLLELINQILDLSKIEAGQFTLLEETVDFGQVVGEVVELMRVLADKKGLRLDYLPEANRPRWLLADGLRLRQVLVNLIGNAVKFTERGGISLRESVTPDAAHLRLAVEDSGIGMKQEIVERLFQPFVQGDAGITRQFGGSGLGLALSRGLVDRMGGDIQVSSEPGKGSTFCITLPLRAAPPPALQATPEPLTLSECPPLRILLVEDSEDNQLLITTFLKKTPHTLSVAWNGEEALQRLKNEVFDLVFMDVQMPILDGYSATRAYREWEIQEGGGRHRLIVALTAHALEGEAQRSREAGCDFYLSKPITKQRLLEVIRQLGCRLAVTDAGPTPG
- a CDS encoding 3'(2'),5'-bisphosphate nucleotidase CysQ, whose amino-acid sequence is MESPVTDIEIFDRFARDAALAAGQAILSVYRQAIRVEHKTDGSPLTAADRSAHDTIHSLLSPSGLPVISEEGEVDGFTSEAYWLVDPLDGTKDFLAGNDEFTVNIALMRDNRPLCGALYAPALDELYLGRIGQGVTRIVRGHEESVSPSPRLAVPRMVTSRFHDGPASQRFADLNAITNRVPIGSALKFGRLAFGQAEVYPRFVGTCEWDTAAGQAILEASGGRIISLESAQPLTYGKAKRLNPAFLAFRAPYRFDDFRLEPP